The DNA window AGGAGGGTGGCTATCCGGCGGCGGCGCTGCGTTTGTCGGTATGGCTCCCGACGGCCGGTGGTCGGGCATTCGCCGGCGCCGATTCTGCGCGCTTTGCTCCAGCGCTGGTGGTGGGGGGCGACCACACGCGCTGGCTGTGGTCGGTGACGGTCGGTGGGCGGCTCTCGCCGCGCTCCGAGAACAGTTTGACGGGGAGCGAGACGTTCGGGGGGGCAGCGGCCGCGCTCCGGTTCGGTGGGCTGCAGGTGGGGCCAGAGATCCTGGTGGCGGCCAGCACGGGGAGCCTGGCCGATGGGCAGGTGCGGCAAGGGTTCAGCGCAGAGGCGTTGCTGGGGGCACGCTACACGGTGGGTCCGGTGACGTTCGGCGCGGGGGGTGGACCAGGCCTGGGGCGCACACCAGGGACGCCCGCGTTCCGGGTGTTCGGCGCGATCAGCGTGGCGGGGGAGCTGCTGGGTGGCGGGAAGGCGGACGGCGCGCTGGCGCACGGGTCGGCGGGTCGACCGGAGGAGGGGAAGGGGCGCGCGGACGAGCAGCGGAAGGGGTCGACAGGCGGCGAGGGGGCCGCGAGCGCAGGGCAGGATCAGGACGGCGACGGGGTGATGGACGCGGACGACGTGTGCCCGACGCAGGTGGGCGTGGATCAGCCGCCGCGGCGGGGTTGTCCGCCCGATCAGGACGGCGATGGGATCGCGGATGCCGACGATCGCTGTCCGACGGAGGCCGGCGTGGCGAGCACGGAGGAGGCGCGCCACGGTTGTCCACCCGACAGCGATGGCGACGGGATCGTGGACGCGCTCGATGCCTGCCCCGCCGAGCGCGGCGAGGCGACGCAAGATCCGCAGACGAACGGGTGCCCGCGCGCGGTGCGGGTGGAGTCGTCGCAGATCGTGATCTTGCAGCAGGTGAACTTCGCGACGGGGAAGGCCGACATCCTGCAAGAGAGCTTCGATGTGCTGGAGCAGGTGGCGCGGGCGCTGGGGGAGCACCCGGAGATCGCGCGGGTGGCGGTGGACGGGCACACGGACGCGCAGGGGGCCGAGAAGCCGAACCTGGATCTGTCACGGCGTCGGGCGCTCTCGGTGGTGACGTGGTTGATCGAGCACGGGGTGGACGCGCGGCGGCTGGAGGCACGCGGGTTCGGGCCGAGGCGGCCCATCGCCGACAACGCGACGGCGGGAGGGCGGGCGAAGAACCGGCGGGTGGAGTTCCAGATCCGGCGGAGGACGACCGAAGGCGCCGCCGGGTGGCGTGACGGGCCCGTGGAGGACTGAAGGGCCGAGCGTGGGGCGGTGGGTGGATGCCCTGCGCCGTGCGTCGGGTCAGGAGGGGTCGGGGGCTCGCTCTCGTCGGGTCCCGCCGTCGCGGTCGTCGTCGTTGCAGGGGGCGACGTCGTCAGGGGCGAGGTTGGAGACGATGGCGACGAGCTCGGCAGGTTCGATGGGCTTCGCCATGTGGGCGTGGAAGCCGGCATCGAGGGCGCGGCGCTGGTCCTCGGCGCGGACGAAGGCGGTCATGGCGAGGGCCGGGATGTCGCGCACGGCGGCGCGCTCGTCGGCGCGGACCTCGCGGATGAGGGTGTAGCCGTCCATGCCGGGCATGCCGATGTCGCTGACGAGGACGTGCGGGGGGTCGGCGCGCAAGGCCTTGAGGGCCTCGGCGCCGGAGAGCGCCGTGGTGACGGTGGCGTTCTGCTCTTCGAGGACGCGGCGGGTCAGCTCCAGGGCGTCGGGCTCGTCGTCGACGATGAGCACCTTGACGCCTTCGAGGCTGGTGCGCTCACCGCGCGGGCGCGGGGGGCGGACGCTGTGGGGGGACGACAGGGGCGCGATGACCTCGCAGGGAAGCTCGACCTTGAAGGTGGCTCCCTGGCCGTCGCCGTTGCTCTCGGCGCGGACACGGCCGCCGTGGCGCTCGACGAGGTGCTTGACGATGGAGAGGCCGAGGCCGAGGCCGCCGTGGCGACGCGCGGTCGAGGAGTCGGCCTGGCGGAAGCGGTCGAAGATGTGAGGGAGGATCTCGGGCGCGATGCCCTGGCCGGTGTCGCGGACGAGCAGCTCGACCCAGGCGCCGGTGCGTTCGAGGACGAGGTCGACGAGTCCGCCGCGGGGCGTGAACTTGATGGCGTTGGAGACGAGGTTGACGACGACCTGCTGGAGGCGGTTGGCGTCTCCCTGGACGGGGACGTCCATGGGCTCGATGCGCGCGCGCAGGGTGATGCCCTTGGCCGCGGCGGGGGCGCGGAGGTCGTCGAGCGCGGCGTGGACGACGGCTTCGAGGTCGATGGAGAGGACTTCGACGTGGAGCTTGCCGGTGACGATGCGGCTGACGTCGAGGAGGTCGGAGACGAGCTGCGCCTGCATGCGGGCGTTGCGCTCGATGACCTCGAGGCCCTTGTCGATCTGCTCGGGGAGGCGGGTGGGGCGCCGGAGGAGTTGGGCCCAGCCGAGGATGGCGTTGAGGGGGGTGCGCAGCTCGTGGGAGACGACGGCGACGAGCTCGTCCTTGGTGCGGCTGGCGCGCTCGGCTTCGGCGCGCGCGGCGCGCTCGCTCTCGAGGAGGACCTCGCGCTCCAGCTCGCTCTGCTTCTGCTCGGTGATGTCGATGACGGTGCCGGTGGCGGTGACGGGGCGCCCGCCGTCGCCAGTGAGGACCTGGCCACGGTTGCGGATCCAGCGGACGGCGCCGTCGGGGCGGATGATGCGGTGGACGATCTCGTAGACGCCGCACTCGCGCAGGGCGCGGTCCCAGGTGGCCTGCGCGGCGGCAAGGTCGTCGGGGTGGGTGCTGGAGAAGACCTCGAAGACGGTGGAGGCGGTGTCCTCGGCGGGAAGGCCGAGGATGCGGTTGAAGCCGGCGTCGCGGTTGTCGATGCCGCGCACGAGGTCGATGCGCCAGGTGCCGAACTCGGCGGCGTCGACGGCCTCCCGGAGGCGCTCCTTGGCGTCGCGCAGCTCGGCCTCGGCTTCCTTCCAGGAGTTGATGTCGATGATGGAGCCGATGAAGCCGAGGAACTCGCCACTGGAGCCGAAGCGGGGTCGCCCGGCGTCGATGGCCCAGCGGTAGCGGCCGTCCTTGCAGCGCAGGCGGTAGTCGATGGTGAAGGGGACCCGGCGCTCGGCGGCGAGGAGGAAGGCCTCCGAGGCCTTCGCGCGCTCGTCGGGGTGGATGGCGTCCAGCCAGCCGAAGCCGAGGCCGGCGTCCTCGGTCTGGCCCGTGAACTCGTACCAGCCGCGGCTCATGTAGACGCACTTGCTGTCGGGCCGGGTGATCCAGAGCATGGCCGGCGCGTCGTCGGCGACGGCGCGGAAGTGGATCTCTCCTTGCTGATCCTCGCGCTGCTGCTGTGCGATCCGGTCTCTCTCGACGGTGACGGCGGCGTGAGCGCGGGCGGTGTCGAGGAGGACATCCACCCGGGCGTGCAGCTCGGCGGCGGACAGGGGCGCCACCACGGCGTCGTTGGCGCCAGCGCGGAGGGCCTCCAGGCGCAGCGCGTCCGCGCCCGGCGAGAGGAGGACGAGGAGGGGCAAGGTGGCGCGGTCGCGCGAGGCGCGGACGCGCTGGCAAAGGGTGACGATGGAGGGGTCGGGCGCGTCGGCGTGGACGATGAGGCGGGCGGGTGCCTCGTCCCGCTCGAGCAGCTGGAGCGCACGCCGAGCGTCGTGGAGCACCTCGAAGCCGTGCTCCGCGGTCAACAGATCACGGACGAGAAGCGCATGCTCTGGGCTGTCTACGATGAGCCACACGAAGCCCTCGTCAGTGCCTGGGTCTCGTGGTCCGACCAGGTTCAGAAGTGGCCTTGCATGACGAGCCCGGCTGTCCCGGGCCCGACGGAGGGCGCCACCCAGATCGCGCGGTCGTCTTCTCGCTTGCGGTCACGCTCGACCTGGCTGTCACGGGGCCAGATGGCGTACGCGACGGTGAGCGCCCCTGCGACCCAGGCGCCCGCAAAGCTGACGAGGCCCAGCGTCCTGAAGGTGCTCTGTTCGCTGGTGGCCACGGGCGGTGCGCCGCCCGCCGCAGCGGTGCCGGGCTTGCCGAGGGTGAGGAAGATCATCGAGCCACCGAGGAAGGCGGCCGTGATTCCGGAGCCAACGGCGATCGTCTTCCAGCTCGGTCCAGGCTCGGCGCTGTCTCCCGAAGAGGACGACGACGCGGAAGGCGAGCCGGAGACCGCGATGTCGGCGTCCACGGTCGCCGCCGTCTGCTGGGCCGACGCTTCGGCAGCGACGGCTGCGCCAGCTGCCGTGCCCTCTTCGCGGGTCGTAGCAGCGGCCGGCTCCTGCGCTGACGTGGGCGGCGGCGTCTGCGCTGGCGTCGCCACCTGCGCAGGTGGGGCCGGTTGCGCGGGCGCTGTCGGGGGCTTCTGCGCCAGCGCTCCCCCGCTCACCGTGAGTCCTGCGACCAGCGCCGCGGCGAGAAGGCCTTTCCCCGTTCGCTGCATCCGGACTCTGTAGCGAAATCGCTTGTCGATGTCGAGAATCGCCCCCTTCACGCGTGCCTCGGACAGGGGGAGATCAGCGGAGAAGGAAGAGGGGTCACCACCTGACGTCCGGGTCGTTTCCCGAGGCGGCAGTCGCTCGATCCGTTAGGTTCGGCGCATGGCGTGGCGCACCTCCCTCAGGACCAAGGCGGCCGTTCTGTTCACGGTGATGACGCTCTTGCCGGTGATCGCTGCGGTGGTGTTGCTCATCGAGATCAGCCGGCGGCCAGTGCAGACGGCAGAGGAGATGCTGCAGTCGGCGATGGTGGCCGAGGTGGAAGGCGCGGCCGCTCGCCTGGTGCGCGACGTGGAGAGCGACGCGCGGGTGGCGGCAGCCCTCTTCGCGAGCGCCGCCGACGGTGTGACGCGCGACGAGGACGCAATCACGCAGGTGCGCGCGCTGCTCGGGACGCGGGCGCTCACCGCCGCGGTGAGGCTCGAGGTCCCGGCGGCCGGGATCCACACCGTCATCCGGAAAGCGGGCGCGACGGTGGAGCCCCCGGGGAGCACACCAGCGCTCCGCGCCGAAGCCGACGAGCAGGAGGCCACGTTCGGGCTGACAGGACCCGGGCAAGGGGTGGTGGTGGTGCGGGTGCCGGCACGTGGGGCAGATCGCCCCGCCGGCTACGTGGTCGCGGCGGTGCCGCTCGACATGCTGGTGGAAGATCTGCGCGGGATCGTGGCGCGCCGGTTCGGGGAGCAGGGCGGGAGCCTGGTGGTCGCGGCCGAGGATCGGACGGCCGTGGTCGCGGTGGGGGCGGCCGGCATCACGCAGGGGAGTGACGTGGCGCGCCTGCCCATGTTCGGGACGCTCGGCACCGACGTGGCGTGGAACAAGAGCGTCGCAGCGGTCAGTCAGTACGAGATCGATGGTCGCGCCGTGGTGGGCGCAATCCAGATCATCCCGGACTTTCGCTGGGCCGTGCTGATCTGGAGGCCGCGCGCAGAAGCGTTCGCGGCGATCCTCGACATGCAGCGAGGCGGGCTCGCGGTCGCGCTGGTGGGCGCGGTCCTGGCGATCATCGTGGGCGTCTCCGTGGGTCGGCGGTTGACGCGACCCATCCTCGACCTGGTGACGCAAGCCCGGCTCATCGGCGAGCGGCGCTGGCGCGAGCTGGGCCTGGGAGCCAGTGCCGAAGCGAGCGCGCCGGAAGGATCGGGCGCGGAGAGCAACGCGAAGGACGCCGCCGAACAGGTGATGTCTGCACCGTCAGGCACCGAGACGCCAGCACGCGCGCTCGCGGACATGGGCACGTCGCGGAGGAACGACGAGCTGGGCGAGCTGGCCACGGCGATCGGTCGGATGGCGCACGACCTGGAGGCTGGCGAGGCGGAGATCAGCCGGCAGGCGCGGCTGCGAGGGGATCTGGGGCGCTTCATGGACCGAGCGATCGTGGAGGCGATCGTGCGCGGAGAGCATCCGCTGTCGCTGGGAGGACAGCGTGCGACGGTGACGGTGCTGTTCGCCGACGTGGTGGGCTTCACGCCGCTGGCGGAGGCGGGCAACGCCGAGCGGATCGTGGGGTTGCTGAACGAGCTGTTCTCCATGCTGACGGAGATCGTGTTTCGACACGGTGGCACCGTGGACAAATTCATCGGCGACTGCATCATGGCCGTCTGGGGTGCGCCGGTGCCGCAAGAGGATCACGCGGCGCGCGCGCTCGCCGCCGCGGAGGACATGATGCGCTTCCTCGAGGCCGCGAACGATGACTGGCGGCAGCGCTACGATGTGGAGATCCGCCTCGGGATCGGGATCAACTCCGGAGAGGCCATCGCCGGGAACATCGGCTCCGACAAACGGATGGAATATACCGTCATCGGCGACGTCGTGAACGTCGCGGCGCGCCTCGAGTCGATCGCCACGCCGAACCAGGTGCTCGTGGCCGAGGCGACACGGGATTACGCGAAGGACGCCTTCCCGCTGAGCTACCTGGGAGAAGAAAGCCTGACGGGGCGCAAAGGGAAAACCCGCGTGTACGCGCTCGACGCGGGCTGACGTGCGGCGGTGAGGACGCGCGCGCGGAGGTTGTACTACGATGCGCCCCATGCCGTTTTCCCGGTCCCTGGGCTCTACCGACACCGTCGCTGTCACGGAGCCCCGGATGCAACCAGAGATCCTCCGCGTGCCCCGGCTGGAGCTGTGCGTGGAGCGCGAGGGGGGTAAGCCGACCCGCCGGGCGATGGTGCTCGACAGCGATTTCGTGCGCGTGGGGGCCCACCCGAGCAACGACCTGGTGCTGTCCGATCGCCTGGTGTCCCGCTTCCACTGCATCCTGGAGCGGTCGGCGCAGGGTTTCCGGGTCACGGACGTGGGGTCACTGAACGGGATCTGGATCGGCGGCGCCCGGGTGAGGGACGCAGACATCCGGCCGGAGTGCGTGATCGAGCTGGGGGAGTCGACGATCCGGGTGCGCGATGCGAGCGCGGTGTCGGAGACGGAGCTGCCCGCGACGCTGAGCTTCGGCTCGCTCTGGGGGGCATCGCTGGCGATGCGGCGGATGTTCCACGTGCTGCAGCGGGTGGGTCAGAGTTCGTCCGATGTGCTCATCGAGGGCGAGAACGGTACGGGGAAGGAGCTGATCGCCACCGAGCTGGTGCAGCGGAGCAACCGCGCGCAGAAGCCGCTGGTGATCGTCGACTGCGGCGCG is part of the Chondromyces crocatus genome and encodes:
- a CDS encoding OmpA family protein, which encodes MAACAAAMLGGATAHGQESTALDRFDPAPAGDAFFTVPSAGVPGHLQAAGAAAISYAHQPLSLRRESDEEALSWVSRQLVLHALASVELFERVKVDLDLPLLLEQGGTSGELGGRSVVAPSGASVGDLRVGARVALLAQEGGYPAAALRLSVWLPTAGGRAFAGADSARFAPALVVGGDHTRWLWSVTVGGRLSPRSENSLTGSETFGGAAAALRFGGLQVGPEILVAASTGSLADGQVRQGFSAEALLGARYTVGPVTFGAGGGPGLGRTPGTPAFRVFGAISVAGELLGGGKADGALAHGSAGRPEEGKGRADEQRKGSTGGEGAASAGQDQDGDGVMDADDVCPTQVGVDQPPRRGCPPDQDGDGIADADDRCPTEAGVASTEEARHGCPPDSDGDGIVDALDACPAERGEATQDPQTNGCPRAVRVESSQIVILQQVNFATGKADILQESFDVLEQVARALGEHPEIARVAVDGHTDAQGAEKPNLDLSRRRALSVVTWLIEHGVDARRLEARGFGPRRPIADNATAGGRAKNRRVEFQIRRRTTEGAAGWRDGPVED
- a CDS encoding PAS domain-containing protein; this encodes MWLIVDSPEHALLVRDLLTAEHGFEVLHDARRALQLLERDEAPARLIVHADAPDPSIVTLCQRVRASRDRATLPLLVLLSPGADALRLEALRAGANDAVVAPLSAAELHARVDVLLDTARAHAAVTVERDRIAQQQREDQQGEIHFRAVADDAPAMLWITRPDSKCVYMSRGWYEFTGQTEDAGLGFGWLDAIHPDERAKASEAFLLAAERRVPFTIDYRLRCKDGRYRWAIDAGRPRFGSSGEFLGFIGSIIDINSWKEAEAELRDAKERLREAVDAAEFGTWRIDLVRGIDNRDAGFNRILGLPAEDTASTVFEVFSSTHPDDLAAAQATWDRALRECGVYEIVHRIIRPDGAVRWIRNRGQVLTGDGGRPVTATGTVIDITEQKQSELEREVLLESERAARAEAERASRTKDELVAVVSHELRTPLNAILGWAQLLRRPTRLPEQIDKGLEVIERNARMQAQLVSDLLDVSRIVTGKLHVEVLSIDLEAVVHAALDDLRAPAAAKGITLRARIEPMDVPVQGDANRLQQVVVNLVSNAIKFTPRGGLVDLVLERTGAWVELLVRDTGQGIAPEILPHIFDRFRQADSSTARRHGGLGLGLSIVKHLVERHGGRVRAESNGDGQGATFKVELPCEVIAPLSSPHSVRPPRPRGERTSLEGVKVLIVDDEPDALELTRRVLEEQNATVTTALSGAEALKALRADPPHVLVSDIGMPGMDGYTLIREVRADERAAVRDIPALAMTAFVRAEDQRRALDAGFHAHMAKPIEPAELVAIVSNLAPDDVAPCNDDDRDGGTRRERAPDPS
- a CDS encoding adenylate/guanylate cyclase domain-containing protein; this encodes MAWRTSLRTKAAVLFTVMTLLPVIAAVVLLIEISRRPVQTAEEMLQSAMVAEVEGAAARLVRDVESDARVAAALFASAADGVTRDEDAITQVRALLGTRALTAAVRLEVPAAGIHTVIRKAGATVEPPGSTPALRAEADEQEATFGLTGPGQGVVVVRVPARGADRPAGYVVAAVPLDMLVEDLRGIVARRFGEQGGSLVVAAEDRTAVVAVGAAGITQGSDVARLPMFGTLGTDVAWNKSVAAVSQYEIDGRAVVGAIQIIPDFRWAVLIWRPRAEAFAAILDMQRGGLAVALVGAVLAIIVGVSVGRRLTRPILDLVTQARLIGERRWRELGLGASAEASAPEGSGAESNAKDAAEQVMSAPSGTETPARALADMGTSRRNDELGELATAIGRMAHDLEAGEAEISRQARLRGDLGRFMDRAIVEAIVRGEHPLSLGGQRATVTVLFADVVGFTPLAEAGNAERIVGLLNELFSMLTEIVFRHGGTVDKFIGDCIMAVWGAPVPQEDHAARALAAAEDMMRFLEAANDDWRQRYDVEIRLGIGINSGEAIAGNIGSDKRMEYTVIGDVVNVAARLESIATPNQVLVAEATRDYAKDAFPLSYLGEESLTGRKGKTRVYALDAG